A section of the Amycolatopsis sp. AA4 genome encodes:
- a CDS encoding metal ABC transporter ATP-binding protein, with protein sequence MPDGARIELAAVRCAHGRQEVVRSVDLVVEAGQRVALTGTNGSGKTTLLRAVLGLHRAVSGSIEVDGRRARTPSDWDRRRRVAAWIPQRQAAGRFPLLARELLASSGAPAEAVDAAHRLGVGELAERPLHTLSGGQLQRVYLARALGCVAAGARALLADEPTAALDFAGQDAAAGLLSSLPVTLLVVTHDRALARRCDRVLEMADGRLREAGAEAAG encoded by the coding sequence GTGCCCGACGGCGCCCGGATCGAGCTGGCGGCGGTGCGCTGCGCGCACGGCCGCCAGGAGGTGGTGCGTTCGGTCGACCTCGTCGTCGAAGCCGGTCAGCGGGTGGCGCTCACCGGGACGAACGGCTCCGGCAAGACGACGTTGCTGCGGGCTGTGCTCGGCCTGCACCGCGCGGTTTCCGGATCGATCGAGGTCGACGGCCGCCGCGCACGCACGCCGTCGGACTGGGACCGGCGCCGCAGGGTCGCCGCGTGGATCCCGCAACGCCAGGCCGCCGGGCGGTTTCCCTTGCTGGCGCGGGAACTCCTGGCCAGCAGCGGCGCGCCGGCCGAGGCGGTGGACGCGGCGCACCGGCTCGGCGTCGGTGAACTGGCCGAGCGGCCGCTGCACACGCTTTCCGGCGGCCAGCTGCAGCGCGTCTACCTCGCCCGCGCGCTCGGCTGCGTCGCCGCCGGAGCCCGCGCGCTGCTGGCCGACGAACCGACGGCCGCCCTCGACTTCGCGGGACAGGACGCCGCCGCCGGGCTGCTCTCGTCGCTGCCGGTGACCCTGCTCGTGGTCACCCACGACCGCGCCCTGGCCCGCCGCTGCGACCGCGTCCTGGAGATGGCCGACGGACGGCTGCGCGAAGCCGGCGCCGAGGCGGCCGGATGA
- a CDS encoding acyl-CoA dehydrogenase family protein: MDHGTALGERIRGFVDTKIVPAEDLLDRGDPARLRDLRAEARQAGLWALPLPGAHGGAGLALADYFAVAEQEGRSDHGPDVLGSSALLNFRMLAAHADPGRRVEWLPALVAGDLTVSYAMTEPGVPGSEPAAMRTRAERAGGGWRITGRKWFTTGAARAGLVLVMARTGDGFSLFAVPAGGFRVVRELDVLGAGGQYELAIEGTLVPDANVVGEIGNGLALAGERLALGRTLRALRWVGQAQRAVELLARRAATRELAGAVLGDRQLVQRLLFEAELLTRATRSLTADAASPVAAGERAQVPVSLAKVAAARALETAVDGAIQVYGAEGLTSATGLPRLLRTARAARILDGADELHITSAARRLMRSYQGR; encoded by the coding sequence ATGGACCACGGGACAGCACTCGGCGAGAGGATCCGCGGCTTCGTCGACACGAAGATCGTTCCGGCCGAAGACCTGCTGGACCGGGGCGACCCGGCGCGGCTGCGCGATCTCCGGGCCGAAGCACGGCAGGCCGGGCTGTGGGCCTTGCCACTGCCGGGCGCGCACGGCGGAGCCGGTCTGGCGCTGGCGGACTACTTCGCCGTCGCCGAGCAGGAGGGCCGCAGCGACCACGGCCCGGACGTGCTGGGTTCGTCAGCGCTGCTGAACTTCCGCATGCTCGCCGCGCACGCCGATCCCGGCCGCCGCGTGGAATGGCTCCCGGCGCTGGTCGCGGGGGACTTGACGGTCAGCTACGCGATGACCGAGCCCGGGGTGCCGGGATCGGAGCCGGCCGCGATGCGGACCCGGGCCGAGCGCGCCGGCGGCGGCTGGCGGATCACCGGGCGGAAGTGGTTCACCACCGGAGCCGCCCGGGCCGGGCTGGTCCTGGTCATGGCTCGCACCGGCGACGGGTTTTCCCTTTTCGCCGTGCCGGCCGGCGGCTTCCGGGTGGTGCGCGAACTCGACGTGCTCGGGGCGGGAGGCCAGTACGAGCTGGCCATCGAGGGGACTCTCGTGCCCGACGCCAACGTGGTCGGCGAGATCGGGAACGGCCTTGCCCTGGCCGGGGAACGGCTTGCGCTCGGCCGGACGCTCCGGGCGCTGCGCTGGGTCGGCCAGGCGCAGCGGGCGGTCGAGCTGCTCGCCCGCCGGGCCGCGACCCGGGAGCTGGCCGGGGCCGTGCTCGGCGACCGGCAGCTGGTGCAGCGCCTGCTGTTCGAAGCCGAACTGCTGACCCGCGCCACGCGATCGCTCACCGCGGACGCGGCCTCGCCGGTCGCGGCGGGCGAGCGGGCCCAGGTTCCGGTCAGCCTGGCGAAGGTGGCCGCTGCCCGGGCCCTGGAAACCGCGGTCGACGGCGCGATCCAGGTCTACGGAGCGGAGGGGCTCACCTCGGCGACGGGTTTGCCGCGGCTGCTGCGGACCGCCAGGGCCGCCCGCATCCTCGACGGCGCGGACGAGCTGCACATCACCTCCGCCGCGCGTCGGCTCATGCGCTCCTACCAGGGGCGGTGA
- a CDS encoding CoA transferase, protein MTGSDTMAAPAGPLLTGATARVSGTSATARVLRRHLAAFGAEVTASDEDPHGLSAAAEVGFADGRRREITVSWAGPVREPALAGELDVQAVCGVMHVNGRRHGTARPLAVDYCATSAGVLAMIGLLASLRTEARESRVDTSVAEAGLLSVSQYLAAASAEDSEAVGLGTGGPPFVSADGVRFEIETLQPEPWAAFWNSLGAGVAAIRTGWRPFQFRYATATAPLPDDLRRAPLALPYAAIREIGARTGVSVCPVHTSSPPLPESPWQLEPTAGAARPSPAGTAASPLHGLAVLEAGRRIQAPLAAHLLRLLGTDVTRIEPPGGDPLRGMPPCAGGLSARWLALNRDKAAVELDIKSPADRDRLRELAADADVFLHNWAPGKAEELGLGARDFPGGLVYAYTSGWADCDGPDLPPGTDFMVQARSGLSAVAGTDGAPSLMTVLDVLGGLLGAETIAAALLERDRRGAGVAAESSLFGAAAELLRTGRAPARPAPVLDVTEDLSILPADPRMAAVIGRDAHGCPALHTPWRFS, encoded by the coding sequence ATGACCGGCAGCGACACGATGGCCGCACCGGCCGGACCGCTCCTCACCGGCGCCACCGCACGGGTATCCGGGACCAGCGCGACCGCGCGCGTCTTGCGCCGGCATCTTGCCGCGTTCGGGGCAGAGGTGACCGCCAGCGACGAGGACCCGCACGGCCTGTCCGCCGCCGCGGAGGTCGGCTTCGCCGACGGCCGCCGCCGCGAGATCACCGTGAGCTGGGCAGGACCGGTCCGCGAACCCGCGCTTGCCGGCGAACTGGACGTGCAGGCGGTGTGCGGCGTGATGCACGTCAACGGCCGCCGGCACGGCACCGCTCGGCCGCTGGCCGTCGACTACTGCGCGACCTCTGCCGGAGTGCTGGCGATGATCGGGCTCCTGGCGAGCCTGCGCACCGAAGCCCGCGAGTCACGGGTGGACACCAGCGTCGCCGAAGCCGGGCTCCTGTCGGTCTCGCAGTACCTCGCGGCGGCCAGCGCCGAAGACTCCGAAGCGGTCGGCCTCGGCACCGGCGGGCCGCCGTTCGTCAGCGCGGACGGCGTGCGTTTCGAGATCGAGACGCTGCAACCGGAACCCTGGGCGGCTTTCTGGAACTCGCTCGGCGCCGGCGTCGCCGCCATCCGCACCGGCTGGCGGCCGTTCCAGTTCCGGTACGCCACCGCGACGGCTCCGCTGCCCGACGATCTGCGCCGCGCCCCGCTCGCCCTGCCGTACGCGGCGATCCGGGAGATCGGCGCCCGCACCGGCGTGAGCGTGTGCCCGGTGCACACCAGCTCGCCGCCGCTTCCGGAGTCGCCCTGGCAGCTCGAGCCCACCGCGGGCGCCGCCCGGCCGTCTCCCGCCGGAACGGCCGCGAGTCCGTTGCACGGCTTGGCCGTGCTCGAAGCGGGACGCCGGATCCAAGCGCCTCTCGCCGCTCATCTGCTCCGGCTGCTCGGCACCGACGTGACCCGCATCGAACCTCCTGGCGGCGACCCGCTCCGCGGGATGCCGCCGTGCGCCGGCGGATTGTCGGCGCGCTGGCTCGCGCTCAACCGGGACAAGGCTGCCGTCGAACTCGACATCAAGTCCCCTGCCGACCGGGACCGGCTCCGGGAACTCGCCGCGGATGCCGACGTGTTCCTGCACAACTGGGCTCCCGGCAAGGCCGAAGAACTCGGCCTCGGCGCCCGGGACTTCCCGGGCGGCCTGGTGTACGCCTACACGTCGGGCTGGGCGGACTGCGACGGACCGGACCTCCCGCCCGGCACCGATTTCATGGTTCAGGCCCGGTCCGGTCTGTCCGCTGTGGCCGGCACGGACGGGGCGCCGTCCCTGATGACGGTGCTCGACGTTCTCGGCGGGCTCCTCGGAGCCGAGACGATCGCCGCGGCCCTGCTCGAACGCGATCGCCGGGGCGCCGGGGTCGCCGCGGAAAGCAGCCTGTTCGGCGCGGCGGCGGAACTGCTGCGCACCGGCCGCGCCCCCGCACGTCCCGCTCCGGTGCTGGACGTCACCGAGGACCTTTCGATTCTGCCGGCGGATCCCCGCATGGCCGCCGTCATCGGCCGCGACGCCCACGGCTGTCCCGCTCTGCACACTCCCTGGAGGTTCTCGTGA
- a CDS encoding class I adenylate-forming enzyme family protein, with product MTAVQPARTRLAFRDLVPAEVRGSWTYPDRDLYTLFSRHRVDQPDKAAVVDADGELSYAELDDLARRLATGLGRLGVEPGDVVAVQLPNGRLACAADLAIAALGAVALPYPVGRGRRDAARLLARSGAVAVLTVAQHGEYACAAGLRALAAELPDLRAVIAVGTETPPGCVPIHALLAADASGFRPVRPDPGSAARILVTSGSEAEPKMVAYSHNALAGGRGAMMAGLCDGDPAAMRNLFLVPLASAFGSNGTPVTLAALGATLVLQPAFDPARTLALIERTRPTHLLGVATMLRQLADRPELAGTDVSSLSAVVVGGAVLDEPTARRGREAFGCPVLNLYGSADGVSCHTAPGDPLERAVTAGRPSPGVAEVRIVDDRLADVPPGQTGEILARGPMSPLCYVGAPELDARYRTPDGWVRTGDLGRLDADGYLTVTGRLKDVVIRGGLNISPAEIEELLIAHPAIRDVACVPVPDPMFGERLCACVATDSPLELPDLTAYLGRLGLEPRKFPERLLVLPALPLGPAGKVDRRALRALAANQPAANLPGS from the coding sequence GTGACCGCAGTTCAGCCGGCCCGCACCAGGCTGGCCTTCCGCGACCTCGTCCCGGCCGAAGTGCGCGGCAGCTGGACCTACCCCGACCGGGACCTCTACACCCTCTTTTCCCGTCACCGCGTCGACCAGCCCGACAAGGCCGCGGTCGTCGACGCCGACGGCGAGCTGAGCTACGCCGAACTCGACGACCTCGCCCGCCGCCTCGCGACCGGCCTCGGGCGGCTGGGCGTCGAACCCGGCGACGTCGTCGCCGTGCAGCTGCCCAACGGGCGCCTCGCCTGCGCGGCCGACCTGGCGATCGCCGCGCTCGGCGCCGTCGCCCTGCCCTACCCGGTGGGACGCGGGAGACGGGACGCGGCGCGCCTGCTGGCCCGGTCCGGCGCGGTCGCGGTGCTGACCGTCGCCCAGCACGGGGAGTACGCCTGCGCCGCCGGGCTCCGCGCCCTCGCCGCCGAGCTTCCGGACCTGCGCGCGGTGATCGCCGTCGGGACCGAGACCCCGCCCGGGTGCGTGCCGATCCACGCCCTCCTGGCCGCCGACGCGAGCGGATTCCGGCCGGTGCGGCCCGATCCCGGCTCGGCGGCCCGGATCCTGGTCACGTCCGGTTCCGAGGCCGAACCGAAAATGGTCGCCTACTCGCACAACGCGCTCGCCGGCGGACGCGGCGCCATGATGGCCGGACTCTGCGACGGCGACCCGGCCGCGATGCGCAACCTGTTCCTCGTCCCGCTCGCGTCCGCCTTCGGCAGCAACGGGACTCCGGTCACGCTCGCCGCCCTCGGTGCGACCCTGGTGCTGCAGCCGGCGTTCGACCCGGCCCGCACTCTGGCGCTCATCGAGCGGACCCGACCGACGCACCTCCTCGGGGTGGCGACCATGCTGCGGCAGCTCGCCGACCGGCCCGAACTCGCGGGCACCGACGTGTCGAGCCTGAGCGCGGTCGTCGTCGGCGGCGCCGTGCTGGACGAACCGACCGCGCGACGCGGCCGGGAAGCGTTCGGGTGCCCCGTGCTCAACCTCTACGGATCCGCTGACGGAGTCAGCTGTCACACCGCACCCGGCGACCCGCTCGAGCGGGCCGTGACCGCCGGCCGGCCCAGCCCCGGCGTCGCTGAGGTCCGCATCGTCGACGACCGGCTCGCCGACGTTCCGCCCGGACAGACGGGCGAAATCCTCGCCCGCGGCCCGATGTCGCCCTTGTGCTACGTCGGCGCGCCCGAACTCGACGCCCGCTACCGCACGCCCGACGGCTGGGTCCGCACCGGCGATCTCGGGCGCCTCGACGCCGACGGCTACCTGACGGTCACCGGGCGGCTGAAGGACGTGGTCATCCGCGGCGGCCTGAACATCAGCCCCGCCGAGATCGAAGAACTCCTCATCGCGCACCCGGCGATCCGGGACGTCGCCTGCGTGCCGGTGCCGGACCCGATGTTCGGCGAACGGCTCTGCGCGTGTGTCGCCACGGACTCCCCGCTGGAGCTGCCGGACCTCACGGCATACCTGGGCCGCCTCGGCCTGGAGCCGCGCAAGTTCCCCGAACGGCTCCTGGTCCTGCCCGCGCTCCCCCTCGGCCCCGCCGGGAAAGTCGACCGCCGCGCGCTCCGCGCCCTCGCCGCGAACCAGCCGGCCGCGAACCTTCCCGGCTCCTGA
- a CDS encoding HoxN/HupN/NixA family nickel/cobalt transporter produces MHEKSVSGRPGWVRFGGIAAVIAALHVVAWGLLLFAVVPGGYSVGTQVFGVGLGLTAYTLGLRHAFDADHIAAIDNTTRKLMADGKRPVSVGFWFALGHSTVVLVLAVLIAAGTRVVGVLTDDGSSARQALGVVGTTVSGLFLYLIGVLNLVALAGIVRVWRSMRRGVFDEAELEARLNDRGLFNRFLGRVTRSISRPGQMYPVGLLFGLGFDTATEVALLVLAGGGAASGLPWYAIVVLPLLFAAGMTLLDTVDGTFMNFAYDWAFSKPVRKVYYNIVITGLSAGVALLIGSVEVVAILHEKLGLSDPVTGWVAGLDLNNVGFAIVGMFAVVWAAAIGYWRVARVEQRWEERGSRTG; encoded by the coding sequence GTGCACGAGAAGTCTGTGAGCGGCCGGCCCGGCTGGGTGCGGTTCGGCGGGATCGCCGCGGTCATCGCGGCGCTGCACGTCGTCGCGTGGGGGCTGCTGCTGTTCGCGGTGGTGCCGGGCGGCTATTCGGTGGGCACGCAGGTGTTCGGGGTCGGACTGGGCCTGACTGCCTACACGTTGGGCCTGCGGCATGCCTTCGACGCCGATCACATCGCGGCGATCGACAACACGACCCGCAAGCTGATGGCCGACGGGAAGCGGCCGGTTTCGGTCGGATTCTGGTTCGCGCTGGGGCATTCCACGGTGGTGCTGGTGCTGGCGGTCCTCATCGCCGCGGGCACGCGCGTGGTCGGGGTGCTGACGGACGACGGGTCGAGCGCCCGGCAGGCGCTGGGGGTGGTGGGCACGACCGTGTCCGGGCTGTTCCTCTACCTGATCGGCGTGCTCAATCTGGTGGCGCTGGCCGGGATCGTGCGCGTGTGGCGGTCGATGCGGCGGGGGGTGTTCGACGAGGCGGAGCTGGAGGCCCGTCTCAACGATCGGGGGTTGTTCAACCGGTTCCTGGGCCGGGTGACGCGTTCGATCAGCCGGCCGGGCCAGATGTACCCGGTCGGGCTGCTGTTCGGCCTGGGGTTCGACACCGCGACCGAGGTCGCGCTGCTCGTGCTGGCGGGCGGCGGTGCGGCGAGCGGGTTGCCCTGGTACGCGATCGTGGTGCTGCCGCTTCTGTTCGCGGCGGGGATGACCCTGCTGGACACCGTGGACGGAACGTTCATGAACTTCGCTTACGACTGGGCGTTTTCGAAGCCGGTGCGGAAGGTGTATTACAACATCGTGATCACCGGTCTGTCCGCCGGGGTGGCGCTGTTGATCGGCAGCGTCGAGGTCGTCGCGATCCTGCACGAGAAACTCGGCCTGTCCGATCCGGTGACCGGCTGGGTCGCCGGGCTCGACCTCAACAACGTGGGGTTCGCGATCGTCGGCATGTTCGCGGTCGTCTGGGCGGCGGCGATCGGCTACTGGCGGGTGGCCCGGGTCGAACAGCGTTGGGAGGAGCGCGGGTCCCGGACCGGCTGA
- a CDS encoding LLM class flavin-dependent oxidoreductase gives MPQFGVSMPVLQTPFEKFAEFAQLADSAGFRSLWLYEYYRNPFVVHAGAAGGTDRISLGTAVAQAFTRSPFELANAAADLDEASSGRTLLGIGAGLGDFLDSFHSVQVAHPVRWMSEYIDTVRMSWDYHSSGLEPMSYDGTRFSFRPMPLNPAGARALRRPRIPIYLAALRPLMLQLAGEKAEGMITMAPSRRYVDRVILPNLRKGARRSGRHLADFDLTALTICSISDDRAEAVRRARIQVGVYAAMSELTRLLEFDDCEREQHEIQAALGKGGLAAVESAVSDKLVELYTVAGTPDEVREQVRRFAEYIPHIMLAPPYIPPLTADESEDAFLQIIKTFGD, from the coding sequence ATGCCTCAGTTCGGGGTGAGCATGCCAGTGCTGCAGACTCCGTTCGAGAAATTCGCCGAATTCGCACAGCTCGCGGACAGCGCCGGGTTTCGGTCCTTATGGCTCTACGAGTACTATCGAAATCCCTTTGTCGTCCATGCGGGCGCGGCAGGCGGGACTGACCGGATCAGCCTCGGCACCGCTGTCGCGCAAGCTTTCACCCGAAGTCCGTTCGAACTCGCCAACGCCGCCGCCGACCTGGACGAGGCGAGCTCCGGCCGCACCCTTCTGGGCATCGGGGCCGGACTGGGCGACTTCCTCGATTCGTTCCACTCCGTCCAGGTCGCCCATCCGGTGCGGTGGATGAGCGAGTACATCGACACGGTCCGGATGAGCTGGGACTATCACTCCAGCGGCCTGGAGCCCATGTCCTACGACGGGACCAGGTTCAGCTTCCGGCCGATGCCCCTGAACCCGGCCGGAGCCCGAGCTCTGCGGCGTCCCCGGATCCCGATCTATCTGGCCGCGCTGCGCCCTCTGATGCTTCAGCTCGCCGGCGAGAAGGCCGAGGGGATGATCACGATGGCGCCGTCTCGACGGTACGTCGACCGGGTCATCCTGCCCAATCTGCGAAAAGGGGCCCGGCGTTCGGGACGGCACCTCGCCGATTTCGATCTGACCGCGCTGACGATCTGCTCGATCTCGGACGACCGGGCGGAGGCCGTTCGGCGGGCGCGCATTCAGGTTGGCGTATACGCGGCCATGTCCGAACTGACCAGGTTGCTGGAGTTCGACGACTGCGAACGCGAGCAGCACGAGATTCAGGCCGCTCTGGGCAAGGGCGGCCTCGCGGCTGTCGAGTCCGCGGTGAGCGACAAGCTCGTCGAGCTGTACACGGTCGCCGGAACGCCTGACGAGGTGCGCGAACAAGTCCGCAGGTTCGCGGAATACATTCCGCATATCATGCTGGCTCCGCCGTATATCCCGCCGCTGACCGCCGACGAGAGCGAAGACGCGTTCCTGCAGATAATCAAGACCTTCGGTGATTAG